The Geodermatophilaceae bacterium NBWT11 genome has a segment encoding these proteins:
- a CDS encoding ANTAR domain-containing protein gives MRPGAGDDRGGQRGGQTEAEHRDGGEQADRPGVDVEVHLQVPDHRGGGHQGAPQVERDQQHAGEQQSGDRDGRQPPWGAVRGGGGRGGHPDTFLPACRAPSSEGSRDPGHRLPWGARRPPGRAPLSDLPGSHTPLGLAARLVPAEPGAATGAVYADVVTALGELDVAQEELRVADEALRDQQSTLTALVAAHQAEERWRDRVTALLPAGTFDTDAQGVVLRADARVASLAGRDAGRLVGKPFVVLLPPRSRTPWRSALTRLARGAEEVRVTVHLDPGDRPGTTVEAVGLAESLPDSPRVRWVLLPAPTAAVAPVSERSAGTSRPAGADVTVAEAVARLCLLPLGVLDSQRLLTEVARIVRDAVPGATAASVTLGTPAAPTRLAADSSTAQQVDGLQLREGQGPCVSAQATSVPVVSADLAVDVRWPALAAAMRGHEVRSALALPLVGRGEWVGVLNVYGTDQGAFDEHAVLVGGLVAAAVTAVLQDVEEKLALQTTTGNLEEALRSRAVIEQAKGIVMAHHGGSPDEAFARLVKLSNQHNVKVRDLAGLLVEGGAASGLRPWMSEPG, from the coding sequence GTGCGGCCCGGTGCGGGCGATGACCGCGGAGGCCAGCGGGGCGGCCAGACCGAAGCAGAGCACCGGGATGGCGGTGAGCAGGCCGATCGTCCCGGCGTCGACGTCGAGGTCCACCTGCAGGTCCCCGACCACCGGGGCGGTGGCCACCAGGGGGCCCCGCAGGTTGAGCGAGACCAGCAGCACGCCGGCGAGCAGCAGTCCGGGGACCGCGACGGCCGACAGCCGCCGTGGGGTGCGGTCCGGGGCGGTGGGGGCCGGGGTGGTCACCCCGACACCTTCCTCCCCGCCTGCCGGGCACCCTCGTCGGAGGGGTCCCGGGACCCCGGTCACCGACTACCCTGGGGGGCTCGACGACCTCCTGGGAGGGCACCGTTGTCCGACCTCCCCGGCTCCCACACGCCCCTCGGGCTGGCCGCCAGGCTCGTCCCCGCCGAGCCCGGGGCGGCCACCGGTGCCGTGTACGCCGACGTGGTCACCGCCCTGGGCGAGCTCGACGTCGCCCAGGAGGAGCTGCGGGTCGCCGACGAGGCCCTCCGCGACCAGCAGTCGACCCTCACCGCCCTGGTCGCCGCCCACCAGGCCGAGGAGCGGTGGCGCGACCGGGTCACCGCGCTGCTCCCCGCGGGCACCTTCGACACCGACGCCCAGGGCGTGGTGCTGCGCGCCGACGCCCGGGTGGCCTCGCTGGCCGGACGGGACGCCGGGCGGTTGGTGGGCAAGCCCTTCGTCGTCCTGCTGCCCCCTCGCTCCCGCACGCCCTGGCGCTCGGCACTGACCCGACTGGCCCGGGGCGCCGAGGAGGTCCGGGTGACGGTGCACCTCGACCCCGGCGACCGGCCCGGCACCACGGTGGAGGCCGTCGGGCTGGCCGAGTCGCTGCCGGACTCCCCGCGCGTGCGCTGGGTGCTGCTCCCCGCGCCCACCGCGGCCGTCGCCCCCGTCTCCGAGCGGAGCGCCGGCACCTCGCGGCCCGCCGGTGCCGACGTCACCGTGGCCGAGGCCGTGGCGCGGCTGTGCCTGCTGCCGCTGGGGGTGCTCGACAGCCAGCGCCTGCTCACCGAGGTGGCGCGGATCGTGCGCGACGCGGTCCCGGGTGCGACGGCGGCCAGCGTCACGCTCGGCACGCCCGCGGCCCCGACGCGGCTGGCCGCGGACTCCTCGACGGCCCAGCAGGTCGACGGGCTGCAGCTGCGCGAGGGCCAGGGCCCCTGCGTCAGCGCGCAGGCCACGTCGGTCCCCGTGGTCTCCGCCGACCTGGCCGTGGACGTCCGGTGGCCGGCGCTGGCCGCCGCGATGCGCGGGCACGAGGTGCGCTCGGCCCTCGCCCTGCCGCTGGTGGGCCGGGGCGAGTGGGTGGGCGTGCTGAACGTGTACGGCACCGACCAGGGTGCCTTCGACGAGCACGCCGTCCTGGTCGGCGGGCTCGTGGCGGCCGCGGTGACCGCGGTGCTGCAGGACGTCGAGGAGAAGCTCGCGCTGCAGACCACGACCGGCAACCTCGAGGAGGCACTGCGCTCGCGCGCGGTGATCGAGCAGGCCAAGGGCATCGTCATGGCCCACCACGGCGGCAGCCCGGACGAGGCGTTCGCCCGACTGGTGAAGCTGTCCAACCAGCACAACGTCAAGGTGCGCGACCTCGCCGGTCTGCTGGTCGAGGGCGGGGCGGCGTCCGGTCTGCGTCCCTGGATGTCCGAACCGGGCTGA
- a CDS encoding PAS domain S-box protein, which produces MRDHRPVTDPTASAVPDDDPGFEHLLVWLKESRGFDFTGYKRPSLVRRVARRMSDVGITDVAAYRDHLELHPAEFTALFNTVLINVTSFFRDQESWDHLTQVLLPPLLARNRPVRAWSAGCASGQEAYSLAIVMAEALGVEEFRRRVKIYATDVDEEALAAARAARYTEAELAGLRPEQVEKWFVRDGDRWTVIAPLRRAVVFGRNDLVQDAPISHIDVLMCRNTLMYLNAETQARVVGRLHFALEPHGVLMLGKAEMLLAHSPLFTPVDLPRRLFRRRAEPVLEGFSSAPRAAAADDGPEVLAHEALRTAPTAQVVIDGEGRLALANDQADRLFGTGPRDLGRPFQDLELSYRPLELRSHLDRALAEQRSQWVRGVELTRVGTDLVVLDVQVVPLVESDGTLLGATVVFDDVTRYHRLQDELEAANRKLAVAYEELQSTNEELETTNEELQSTVEELETTNEELQSTNEELETMNEELQSMNDQLHSGNDELREASELATGRRDMVSAVLAGMRAGVVVADDEDRLIAWNPASEELWGLREDEVLGQRLVDLDIGLPVTELAERLAGSDAEGGHRTVEVSAVNRRGRTVRVRATQSPVAALLGDLQGTVLVTELLD; this is translated from the coding sequence ATGAGGGACCATCGACCGGTGACTGACCCGACGGCGAGCGCGGTGCCCGACGACGACCCAGGGTTCGAGCACCTCCTCGTCTGGTTGAAGGAGAGCCGGGGCTTCGACTTCACCGGGTACAAGCGGCCCAGCCTGGTGCGCCGGGTGGCCCGCCGGATGTCCGACGTCGGCATCACCGACGTAGCCGCCTACCGCGACCACCTCGAGCTGCACCCCGCCGAGTTCACCGCGCTCTTCAACACCGTGCTCATCAACGTCACCAGCTTCTTCCGCGACCAGGAGTCCTGGGACCACCTCACCCAGGTGCTGCTGCCGCCGTTGCTGGCCCGCAATCGGCCGGTGCGCGCGTGGAGCGCCGGCTGCGCCTCCGGCCAGGAGGCCTACAGCCTGGCCATCGTCATGGCCGAGGCGCTCGGGGTGGAGGAGTTCCGCCGCCGGGTCAAGATCTACGCCACCGACGTGGACGAGGAGGCCCTGGCTGCGGCCAGGGCGGCCCGCTACACCGAGGCCGAGCTCGCCGGGCTGCGGCCCGAGCAGGTCGAGAAGTGGTTCGTCCGGGACGGCGACCGCTGGACGGTGATCGCCCCGCTGCGCCGGGCCGTGGTCTTCGGCCGCAACGACCTGGTGCAGGACGCCCCGATCAGCCACATCGACGTCCTGATGTGCCGCAACACCCTGATGTACCTCAACGCCGAGACCCAGGCCCGGGTCGTCGGGCGACTGCACTTCGCGCTGGAGCCACACGGGGTCCTCATGCTCGGCAAGGCCGAGATGCTCCTGGCGCACTCCCCCCTGTTCACCCCCGTCGACCTGCCCCGCCGGCTCTTCCGGCGCCGGGCCGAGCCCGTCCTGGAGGGCTTCAGCAGCGCGCCCCGGGCCGCCGCGGCCGACGACGGGCCGGAGGTGCTGGCGCACGAGGCGCTGCGCACCGCGCCGACCGCCCAGGTGGTCATCGACGGGGAGGGCCGGCTGGCGCTGGCCAACGACCAGGCAGACCGGCTCTTCGGCACCGGTCCGCGCGACCTCGGCCGGCCCTTCCAGGACCTGGAGCTCTCCTACCGCCCGCTGGAGCTGCGCTCGCACCTGGACCGGGCGCTGGCCGAGCAGCGCAGCCAGTGGGTGCGCGGGGTGGAGCTCACCCGCGTGGGCACCGACCTGGTGGTCCTCGACGTCCAGGTCGTGCCGCTGGTGGAGTCCGACGGCACGCTGCTCGGCGCGACCGTGGTCTTCGACGACGTGACCCGCTACCACCGCCTGCAGGACGAGCTGGAGGCGGCGAACCGGAAGCTCGCGGTGGCCTACGAGGAGCTGCAGAGCACCAACGAGGAGCTGGAGACCACCAACGAGGAGCTCCAGTCGACGGTGGAGGAGCTGGAGACGACGAACGAGGAGCTCCAGTCCACCAACGAGGAGCTGGAGACGATGAACGAGGAGCTGCAGTCGATGAACGACCAGCTCCACTCCGGCAACGACGAGCTGCGGGAGGCCTCGGAACTGGCGACCGGCCGCCGGGACATGGTCTCGGCCGTGCTCGCCGGCATGCGGGCCGGTGTCGTCGTCGCCGACGACGAGGACCGGTTGATCGCCTGGAACCCCGCGTCGGAGGAGCTGTGGGGCCTGCGGGAGGACGAGGTGCTCGGGCAGCGGCTGGTCGACCTGGACATCGGGCTCCCGGTCACCGAGCTCGCCGAGCGGCTGGCCGGTTCGGACGCCGAGGGCGGTCACCGCACCGTCGAGGTGAGCGCGGTCAACCGACGCGGGCGGACCGTGCGGGTACGGGCGACGCAGAGCCCGGTGGCGGCGCTGCTCGGTGACCTCCAGGGCACCGTGCTGGTCACCGAGCTGCTCGACTGA